The following coding sequences are from one Sphingomonadaceae bacterium OTU29LAMAA1 window:
- a CDS encoding cupin domain-containing protein gives MAIFNKDMVDLAGRNTLWQKEVYRDAKVQIVLMNIPVGEEIGTETHPADQTTYIVEGEAQVTIDGHSTKATPNHLVVVPKGAEHNIVNKGSGPLKLFSVYAPPAEPEGAAFKTKAEAEEAEKGLLSKVADAVKDAVGR, from the coding sequence ATGGCGATCTTCAACAAGGACATGGTCGATCTCGCGGGCCGCAACACGCTCTGGCAGAAAGAGGTGTATCGCGACGCCAAGGTGCAGATCGTGCTGATGAACATCCCCGTCGGCGAAGAGATCGGCACCGAGACGCATCCCGCCGACCAGACGACCTATATCGTCGAGGGCGAGGCGCAGGTGACGATCGACGGGCATTCGACCAAGGCGACGCCGAACCACCTCGTCGTCGTGCCCAAGGGCGCCGAGCACAACATCGTCAACAAGGGATCGGGCCCGCTCAAGCTGTTTTCGGTCTACGCGCCGCCCGCCGAACCCGAAGGCGCGGCGTTCAAGACCAAGGCCGAGGCGGAAGAGGCCGAGAAGGGACTGTTGTCGAAAGTCGCCGATGCCGTGAAGGACGCGGTCGGCCGGTGA
- a CDS encoding SDR family oxidoreductase — translation MSAPAPRPAPRVVITGASSGIGAATAIAFARQGASLFLGARGAAGLDDIARRCRDAGGTAEVQVVDTTDAAAVAAVATAARDRLGGIDLWFSCVGVGVVGRYQDVPIADHTRVVEANLLSHMNDAHAVLPIFLAQGHGTWVNMISVGGFLATPYAAAYSASKFGLRGFSEALRGEVSKKPRIHICDVYPTFVDTPGIDHAGNYTGARLSLPPGALAPETVAKAVVRLARYPRNTTVVGAPGLALKLGQFAAPNLGAAIMNGFMDVWSTRADRGEDTPGAVFDPPAAPSGPDGGRRHPERRRKAAAAASAGAAVGLAAIGGWLWRRRR, via the coding sequence GTGAGCGCTCCCGCTCCCCGCCCCGCCCCGCGCGTCGTCATTACCGGCGCATCGAGCGGGATCGGCGCCGCGACCGCCATCGCTTTCGCCAGACAGGGCGCCAGCCTGTTCCTCGGCGCGCGCGGGGCGGCAGGCCTCGACGATATCGCCCGGCGCTGCCGCGATGCGGGTGGCACGGCGGAAGTGCAGGTGGTCGACACCACCGATGCCGCCGCCGTCGCCGCCGTCGCGACGGCCGCGAGGGATCGGCTGGGCGGCATCGACCTGTGGTTCAGCTGCGTCGGCGTCGGCGTCGTCGGCCGCTATCAGGACGTGCCGATCGCCGATCACACCCGCGTGGTCGAGGCCAATCTGCTGAGCCACATGAACGATGCGCATGCCGTGCTGCCGATCTTCCTCGCGCAGGGCCACGGCACCTGGGTCAACATGATCTCGGTCGGCGGTTTCCTGGCGACGCCCTATGCCGCCGCTTATTCCGCCAGCAAATTCGGCCTGCGCGGATTCAGCGAGGCGTTGCGCGGCGAGGTGTCGAAAAAGCCGCGCATCCACATCTGCGACGTCTACCCGACGTTCGTCGACACGCCCGGCATCGACCATGCGGGCAATTACACCGGTGCGCGGTTGTCGCTGCCGCCCGGTGCGCTGGCACCCGAGACGGTCGCGAAGGCGGTCGTCCGGCTTGCGCGGTATCCCCGCAACACCACGGTCGTCGGTGCGCCCGGACTGGCGCTGAAGCTGGGCCAGTTCGCCGCCCCCAATCTGGGCGCGGCGATCATGAACGGCTTCATGGACGTCTGGTCGACCAGGGCGGATCGCGGCGAGGACACGCCGGGCGCGGTATTCGATCCTCCCGCAGCGCCCAGCGGTCCCGACGGCGGTCGCCGGCATCCCGAGCGGCGGCGCAAGGCAGCCGCGGCGGCGAGTGCCGGCGCAGCGGTTGGGCTCGCTGCCATCGGCGGGTGGCTGTGGCGACGGCGGCGCTGA
- a CDS encoding glycoside hydrolase family 3 C-terminal domain-containing protein yields MRLAAALLLGTASAAAAQDMPFRDPALSAERRAADLVARMTLAEKAAQLKDSAPAIPRLGIPAYAWWSEGLHGVARAGNATVFPQAIGLAATWDAALVHRTADVIATEFRAKYLASRHPDGSSDRYRGLTVWSPNVNIFRDPRWGRGQETFGEDPYLTSRLGVAFITGLQGPDPAHPKTLAVVKHFAVHSGPEADRHKDDVHPSAHDLEDTYLPAFRAAVTEAKVQGLMCAYNAVDGVPACASPLLQRRVRTQWGFAGHIVSDCAAIADLFLPTSHHYVATPERAVAAAVNAGTDLICAEFGRDKSADPGIVVDAVRQGLLTPETLDRAVTRLFEARFRLGLLDGGTFGGIGKADFDTPAHRAEALDVARKSMVLLKNDGLLPIKGDPRRIAVIGPNADSVDALVGNYNGTPSDPVTVLAGLRQRYPAATIDFVEGTGLIGPPLKPVPATALCLDPACAAPGVKVEEFGNIALTGQPVRAATGQSVRFGWGRPERRERATSIRWTGYLAAAETGPYRFRLNGDGGYRIRVAGKTVVDAWDAADPASIADGEIALIAGKRYQIVVEAIQTGARGDQSLEWSNVGARDDAAVAAARDADLVVFVGGLTAKLEGEEMRVRAPGFAGGDRTSLDLPAPQQALLERLQATGKPLVLVLMNGSALGVEWADKHVPAIVEAWYPGGEGGRAVAGLIAGDFSPAGRLPVTFYRNVGQLPPFKDYAMTGRTYRYFAGDPLYPFGHGLSYTRFAYAAPTLDKTHLRAGASAVVTTRVTNTGARAGDEVVQLYASRALAGAPIRALVGFQRIHLKPGESREVRFVVDPRGMSHVDTAGRRAVVPGPIDLWVGGGQPATEAQRPRVPGGMVRLTVTGSKRLD; encoded by the coding sequence ATGCGGCTCGCCGCTGCGCTGCTGCTCGGCACGGCGAGCGCCGCGGCGGCGCAGGACATGCCGTTCCGCGATCCGGCGCTATCGGCGGAACGGCGGGCCGCCGATCTGGTCGCCCGGATGACGCTGGCGGAAAAAGCGGCGCAGCTGAAGGACAGCGCGCCGGCGATCCCGCGGCTCGGCATTCCCGCCTATGCGTGGTGGAGCGAGGGGCTGCACGGCGTCGCGCGCGCGGGCAATGCCACCGTGTTTCCGCAGGCGATCGGGCTGGCCGCGACGTGGGACGCGGCGCTGGTGCATCGCACGGCGGACGTGATCGCCACGGAATTTCGGGCGAAATACCTCGCCTCGCGCCATCCCGACGGCAGTTCGGATCGCTATCGCGGACTCACCGTCTGGTCGCCCAACGTCAACATCTTCCGCGATCCGCGCTGGGGGCGCGGGCAGGAGACGTTCGGCGAGGATCCCTATCTGACCTCGCGGCTCGGCGTCGCGTTCATCACCGGCCTGCAGGGACCCGATCCCGCCCATCCCAAGACGCTCGCCGTCGTCAAGCATTTCGCCGTCCACAGCGGGCCGGAGGCGGATCGGCACAAGGACGACGTGCACCCGTCCGCGCACGACCTGGAGGATACCTACTTGCCCGCTTTCCGCGCCGCGGTGACCGAGGCGAAGGTACAGGGGCTGATGTGCGCCTATAACGCCGTCGACGGCGTGCCCGCCTGCGCCAGTCCGCTGCTCCAGCGTCGCGTGCGGACGCAATGGGGGTTCGCCGGCCATATCGTGTCCGATTGCGCGGCGATCGCCGATCTGTTCCTGCCGACATCGCACCATTACGTGGCGACGCCCGAACGCGCGGTCGCTGCGGCGGTGAACGCCGGCACCGACCTGATCTGCGCCGAATTCGGGCGCGACAAAAGTGCCGACCCGGGTATCGTCGTCGATGCGGTACGGCAGGGGCTGCTAACACCGGAGACGCTCGACCGCGCGGTAACGCGGTTGTTCGAGGCGCGCTTTCGCCTGGGGCTGCTCGACGGCGGGACGTTCGGCGGTATCGGCAAGGCCGACTTCGACACGCCCGCGCACCGGGCAGAGGCGCTCGATGTCGCGCGCAAATCGATGGTGCTGCTCAAGAACGACGGCCTGCTGCCGATCAAAGGCGATCCGCGCCGGATTGCGGTCATCGGACCCAATGCGGATTCGGTCGATGCGCTGGTCGGCAATTACAACGGCACGCCATCCGATCCGGTGACGGTGCTGGCGGGACTGCGACAACGCTATCCTGCCGCCACGATCGATTTCGTCGAAGGCACCGGCCTGATCGGCCCACCGCTGAAACCTGTGCCGGCGACCGCACTATGCCTTGACCCGGCATGTGCCGCACCCGGTGTGAAGGTCGAGGAATTCGGCAACATTGCGCTCACCGGCCAGCCGGTCCGCGCCGCGACCGGGCAGAGCGTACGGTTCGGCTGGGGGCGTCCCGAACGGCGCGAGCGCGCGACTTCGATCCGCTGGACCGGGTATCTCGCCGCCGCGGAGACGGGACCCTATCGCTTCCGCCTCAACGGCGACGGCGGCTACCGCATCCGCGTCGCTGGAAAGACCGTAGTCGATGCCTGGGACGCCGCCGATCCCGCCTCGATCGCCGATGGCGAGATCGCGCTGATCGCAGGCAAACGCTACCAGATCGTCGTCGAGGCGATCCAGACCGGCGCGCGCGGCGACCAGAGCCTCGAGTGGAGCAATGTCGGCGCGCGCGACGATGCCGCCGTGGCCGCCGCACGCGACGCCGATCTCGTCGTGTTCGTCGGCGGGCTGACCGCGAAGCTGGAGGGCGAGGAGATGAGGGTCCGCGCGCCCGGTTTCGCCGGCGGCGACCGCACCAGCCTCGACCTGCCCGCGCCGCAGCAGGCGCTGCTCGAACGCCTGCAGGCGACAGGTAAACCGCTGGTGCTCGTGCTGATGAACGGCAGCGCCCTAGGGGTCGAATGGGCGGACAAGCACGTGCCGGCGATCGTCGAGGCCTGGTATCCGGGCGGGGAGGGCGGTCGCGCCGTCGCCGGGCTGATCGCGGGCGACTTCAGCCCGGCGGGACGCCTGCCGGTGACCTTCTACCGCAACGTCGGCCAATTGCCGCCGTTCAAGGATTACGCGATGACGGGGCGCACCTACCGCTACTTCGCGGGCGATCCGCTGTACCCGTTCGGCCACGGCCTCAGCTACACCCGCTTCGCCTATGCTGCGCCGACGCTCGACAAGACGCACCTGCGTGCAGGCGCGAGTGCTGTCGTAACGACGCGTGTCACCAACACCGGTGCCCGCGCCGGCGACGAGGTCGTGCAGCTGTACGCGTCGCGCGCGCTGGCCGGCGCGCCGATCCGCGCGCTCGTCGGCTTCCAGCGGATCCATCTTAAGCCGGGTGAAAGCCGCGAGGTTCGCTTCGTCGTCGATCCACGCGGGATGAGCCACGTCGACACGGCGGGACGACGCGCCGTCGTTCCCGGCCCGATCGACCTGTGGGTCGGTGGTGGTCAGCCGGCGACGGAGGCGCAGCGGCCTCGCGTCCCCGGCGGCATGGTCCGGCTGACCGTGACCGGCAGCAAGCGCCTCGACTGA
- a CDS encoding family 43 glycosylhydrolase, translating into MTEFNRRDAFGLALAGGAALIPGAPAAAAERAAPDCIRPFDASWRRGFDGQRIADLGDGRFLNPLIGGDRPDPAILKDGADYYMTFSSFDSYPGLTIWHSRDLVNWRPRTAALTRNIGSVWAVSLEKHNGRYFLYIPTKASPNDIYVITAETIDGPWSDPVSLGLHSHIDPCHAVGEDGSRWLFLSGGDRIRLSDDGLSTVGKVEHVYDPWRYPDDWDVEGFSPEGPKIHRHNGWFYMITAVGGTAGPPTGHMVIVARSRSIHGPWVNDPGNPIVRTVSNDEKWWSRGHASLVQAPDGSWWSVYHGFENGFWTLGRQVLLDPVRWTADGWFRMTGGDLSKPLPKPKGGQAGAHGQPLSDDFSAPLKLGAKWNFFRPGPNERDRIRIEKGALVLKATGKAPSDSSPLMLIAGDQAYEFECDVEIAPGGTAGLVLFYDDQLYCGLGFDEKRFVTHQYGIERGRPTNPHGRRMMLRIANKRHIVAIHTSGDGGKTWQRFDRGMEVSGYHHNVRGGFLMLRPGLYSAGTGEARFRNFRFRTL; encoded by the coding sequence ATGACCGAATTCAACAGGCGCGACGCATTCGGGCTCGCGCTCGCCGGCGGCGCGGCGCTGATCCCCGGCGCGCCGGCAGCAGCGGCCGAAAGGGCGGCACCCGATTGCATCCGCCCGTTCGACGCCAGCTGGCGTCGCGGGTTCGACGGGCAGCGGATCGCCGATCTGGGCGATGGCCGCTTCCTCAACCCGCTGATCGGCGGCGACCGGCCCGATCCCGCCATCCTGAAGGATGGCGCGGATTATTACATGACCTTCTCCAGCTTCGACAGCTATCCGGGGCTGACGATCTGGCACAGCCGCGACCTCGTCAACTGGCGCCCGCGCACCGCCGCGCTGACGCGAAACATCGGCTCGGTCTGGGCGGTCAGCCTCGAAAAGCACAACGGCCGCTACTTCCTGTACATCCCGACCAAGGCAAGCCCGAACGACATCTACGTCATCACCGCCGAGACTATCGACGGGCCGTGGTCCGACCCGGTGAGCCTGGGGCTGCATAGCCATATCGATCCCTGCCACGCGGTCGGCGAGGACGGGTCGCGCTGGCTGTTCCTGTCCGGCGGCGACCGCATCCGCCTGTCCGACGACGGGCTGTCGACGGTCGGCAAGGTCGAGCATGTCTATGACCCGTGGCGCTATCCCGACGATTGGGATGTGGAGGGTTTCAGCCCCGAAGGACCCAAGATCCACCGCCACAACGGCTGGTTCTACATGATCACGGCGGTCGGCGGCACGGCCGGACCACCCACCGGACATATGGTGATCGTCGCGCGGTCGCGGTCGATCCACGGCCCGTGGGTCAACGACCCAGGCAATCCGATCGTCCGGACGGTGTCGAACGACGAGAAATGGTGGTCGCGCGGCCATGCAAGCCTCGTTCAGGCGCCCGACGGCAGCTGGTGGTCGGTCTATCACGGGTTCGAGAACGGCTTCTGGACGCTCGGACGGCAGGTGCTGCTCGACCCCGTTCGCTGGACAGCCGATGGCTGGTTCCGGATGACCGGCGGCGATTTGTCGAAACCGTTGCCGAAGCCCAAGGGCGGGCAGGCTGGCGCGCACGGGCAGCCGCTGTCGGACGACTTTTCGGCGCCGCTCAAGCTTGGCGCGAAGTGGAATTTCTTCCGCCCCGGCCCGAACGAACGCGACCGTATCCGGATCGAGAAAGGCGCATTGGTGCTGAAGGCGACGGGCAAGGCGCCCAGCGATTCCTCGCCGCTGATGCTGATCGCCGGGGATCAGGCGTATGAGTTCGAATGCGATGTCGAGATCGCGCCCGGCGGTACCGCGGGGCTCGTCCTGTTCTACGACGACCAGCTCTATTGCGGCCTCGGGTTCGACGAGAAGCGCTTCGTCACGCACCAATACGGGATCGAACGCGGCCGGCCCACCAATCCGCATGGTCGCCGCATGATGCTGCGGATCGCCAACAAGCGGCATATCGTCGCGATCCATACCTCCGGCGATGGCGGCAAGACGTGGCAGCGCTTCGACCGCGGTATGGAGGTGTCGGGCTATCACCACAACGTCCGCGGCGGCTTCCTGATGCTGCGGCCCGGCCTCTATTCGGCAGGCACTGGCGAGGCGCGATTCCGCAACTTCCGGTTCCGCACGCTGTGA
- a CDS encoding family 43 glycosylhydrolase — translation MKRRDVLIGGLALAGSAAARPLLQTAVPYGPAPLPGTKRAADADDSGRIIPAPPRNYWPFSGVSGAGRRATAASASGGWTSGMPDVRYKGPGRPRYPVAPWNDSDAGTAVKAGLLPRIRPLHDAHIRDTIVCPGGDGYYYMTGSTGDNIWAVNDGVELWRSKDLDSWEYRGLVWSIERDGVWEKNWRMRAGVPFRALWAPEIHFIRGNYYICHSMSRAGLAVLKSTTGKAEGPYVHAFSPDAPIRRSIDATLFDDGKSVWLTYGSAEEIVRLKDDLSGLAGDWQKMTATEWDNDPRHHRSPCAPEGCRKFGYEGATMFQRDGVFYLGVVDRYEGRYSFRIWMSDTPTGPWREPHEGAPCCGGGNIFRDRQGRWWQTFFGNDEASHFREKPGIVRIDFDARGHVVVHRDQPFLIQEPA, via the coding sequence ATGAAACGACGCGACGTGCTGATCGGCGGACTGGCGCTTGCAGGCAGCGCCGCGGCCCGGCCGCTGCTCCAGACGGCAGTGCCCTACGGTCCGGCGCCTCTGCCCGGTACGAAGCGGGCGGCGGATGCCGACGACAGCGGGCGGATCATCCCGGCTCCGCCAAGGAATTACTGGCCGTTCAGCGGCGTCAGCGGGGCCGGAAGACGCGCCACCGCGGCGAGCGCCAGCGGCGGCTGGACCAGCGGCATGCCCGACGTCCGCTACAAGGGGCCGGGTCGCCCACGCTACCCGGTGGCACCATGGAACGACTCCGATGCCGGCACCGCGGTGAAGGCCGGGCTGCTGCCCCGTATCCGTCCGCTGCACGACGCCCACATCCGCGACACGATCGTCTGCCCCGGCGGCGACGGCTATTATTACATGACCGGATCGACCGGCGACAACATCTGGGCGGTCAACGACGGCGTCGAGCTGTGGCGTTCGAAGGATCTGGACAGCTGGGAATATCGCGGCCTCGTCTGGTCGATCGAGCGCGACGGCGTATGGGAAAAGAACTGGCGGATGCGCGCCGGCGTGCCGTTCCGCGCGCTCTGGGCGCCCGAGATCCACTTCATCCGTGGCAATTACTACATCTGCCATTCGATGAGCCGCGCCGGTCTTGCGGTGCTGAAGAGCACAACGGGCAAGGCGGAGGGGCCGTACGTCCACGCCTTTTCGCCCGACGCGCCGATCCGCCGCAGCATCGATGCGACGCTGTTCGACGACGGCAAGTCGGTGTGGCTGACCTATGGGTCGGCGGAAGAGATCGTCCGGCTGAAGGACGATCTGTCCGGCCTCGCCGGCGACTGGCAGAAGATGACGGCGACCGAATGGGACAACGATCCCCGCCATCACCGCAGCCCGTGTGCCCCCGAAGGTTGCCGCAAGTTCGGCTATGAGGGCGCGACGATGTTCCAACGCGACGGCGTCTTCTATCTCGGCGTCGTCGACCGGTACGAGGGGCGCTATTCCTTCCGCATCTGGATGAGCGACACGCCTACCGGTCCGTGGCGCGAACCGCACGAAGGCGCGCCGTGCTGCGGCGGCGGCAACATCTTTCGCGACCGGCAGGGGCGCTGGTGGCAAACGTTCTTCGGTAACGACGAGGCGAGCCATTTCCGCGAGAAACCCGGTATCGTCCGGATCGATTTCGACGCACGCGGCCATGTCGTCGTGCATCGCGACCAGCCTTTTCTGATCCAGGAGCCAGCATGA
- a CDS encoding TonB-dependent receptor, whose protein sequence is MTYTTTALARLGTSLGALALANLFAPAAYAQDQAALQASPARPTGSDPAVDTSGNPTLTPAPDGPSRALDTGTDTTQTASTAAQTDAGDTSQDIVVTGFRASIQSSLNDKRYSDVQIDAINAQDIADFPDANLAESLQRLPGVSIDRDNGEGRGITVRGLGGDFNRTRLNGIEALSTAGSNDSGTSPNRSRSFDYSTFASELFSSLKVQKTPMAETDEGSLGATIDLETGRPFDFKGTRIGGSATASYNENSKKTNPRLAGLASFRFGADKRMGLLFSGAYNRTINVIDQYNRGVGASDYLYRSSQFVGEGATQRAGFSAPVGTLNYANPDATAFQTGSDSAAYAKLYPGAPYNTPGRFDDSTVRIPALPALTHQVVRNQRLGLTGAYQWDVTDKTRVSIDGLYSRFHNESENNQLSPVGLNRNNTNAAYNTANGRLTPIAARAAYPGLCTPAAGSDIAVSQDCGQSLYGTTPAFATALNAQGQRVASVLGSAAVVPGGVNPTNANIFSTNPFNLDPYDYYNNPNSVGYIPSSNGLAYRGQLIGRPGVDVLDANVTNGLADYLKLRNVDMRSAVDYSEYTTKFWQGTFRLDHEFTDNFKMAAIYGRSKSTNASTGLLVEFNRMDSPQTFTFDDRAGGNMPVMDFGFDVADPANWQTVKGFSAIRHYQRYVKNTYESIRADFDWRVNDQFNVGFGGTLRRFGFFTSQGERNTDTLNPTLLEAGSTTAENSKVVPFGQGLQTPAGTVTSFLVPDLAKFNDLLGFQCDCINKYGDWRLTTKRNGGSATFGVDEYDKGLYLQFDFNTEVFGRSLRGNAGTRVAFTSVTSNGTSQAGRPIIGTNDYTDWLPSLNLNYEIVPDLILRFGASKVMARPLLGNLSPTITSISIPNNGDNQGASFTIGNPKLAPFRSSNLDLSAEWYFTRSSLISVAAFQKDISNFPQTVLFAAPLSQFVDDATRAAIRAQYTNVNQLAYLDANFPFVARQYRDAPGGYIKGIEFNFQQNLTFLPWAFRNLGVLFNYTHIKSELNYILDPGAVSAAGVQTRPQVLGQGPFLGVSPDAINATLFYETKVFRARVSVAQRAGYSTTYPLAAGSCSPGLTTVGGGVVNGVVTETVGCDSPLINDFGFSRSTTNVDASININLMKGLSISAEGLNLTNQTSNRFAYDGQEAVSQYGSSGRVYRVGARFSF, encoded by the coding sequence ATGACCTATACGACGACCGCATTGGCACGACTGGGAACGTCGCTCGGCGCCCTCGCATTGGCGAACCTGTTCGCACCCGCCGCTTACGCGCAGGATCAGGCGGCGCTGCAGGCCAGCCCGGCGCGCCCGACCGGGTCCGATCCCGCCGTCGATACCAGCGGCAATCCGACGCTGACGCCCGCGCCCGACGGTCCCTCGCGCGCGCTCGATACCGGCACGGACACGACACAGACCGCGTCGACCGCCGCGCAAACGGATGCCGGCGACACGTCGCAGGACATCGTCGTCACCGGTTTTCGCGCTTCGATCCAGAGTTCGCTGAACGACAAGCGCTATTCGGACGTGCAGATCGACGCGATCAACGCGCAGGATATCGCCGACTTCCCCGACGCCAACCTCGCCGAATCGTTGCAGCGCCTGCCCGGCGTCTCGATCGATCGCGACAATGGCGAAGGGCGCGGCATCACCGTCCGCGGTCTCGGCGGCGACTTCAACCGCACCCGCCTCAACGGCATCGAGGCGCTGTCGACCGCCGGATCGAACGATTCGGGCACCAGCCCGAACCGCAGCCGCTCGTTCGACTATTCGACCTTCGCCTCGGAATTGTTCAGCTCGCTGAAGGTGCAGAAGACGCCAATGGCGGAAACCGACGAAGGCTCGCTCGGCGCGACGATCGATTTGGAAACCGGGCGGCCGTTCGATTTCAAGGGCACGCGGATCGGCGGATCGGCCACCGCCAGCTACAACGAGAACAGCAAGAAGACGAACCCGCGCCTTGCCGGTCTCGCCTCGTTCCGCTTCGGTGCGGACAAGCGCATGGGCCTGTTGTTCTCGGGCGCCTACAACCGGACGATCAACGTCATCGACCAGTATAACCGCGGTGTCGGTGCGTCGGATTACCTCTACCGCAGCAGCCAGTTCGTCGGCGAGGGCGCCACCCAGCGCGCCGGTTTCTCGGCACCGGTCGGCACGCTCAACTACGCCAATCCCGATGCGACCGCGTTTCAGACCGGTTCCGATTCCGCCGCGTATGCCAAGCTCTATCCGGGCGCACCCTACAACACCCCCGGCCGCTTCGACGATTCCACCGTGCGCATCCCGGCACTGCCGGCGCTGACGCATCAGGTCGTTCGCAATCAGCGGCTGGGCCTCACCGGCGCGTACCAGTGGGACGTCACCGACAAGACCCGCGTCTCGATCGACGGCCTGTATTCGCGCTTCCACAACGAGAGCGAGAACAACCAGCTGTCGCCGGTCGGCCTCAACCGCAACAACACCAATGCCGCCTACAACACGGCGAACGGCCGGCTGACGCCGATCGCCGCACGTGCGGCCTATCCCGGCCTGTGCACGCCCGCCGCGGGCAGCGACATCGCGGTGTCGCAGGATTGCGGCCAGTCGCTGTACGGGACGACGCCTGCGTTTGCCACCGCGCTCAACGCGCAGGGGCAGCGCGTGGCGTCGGTGCTGGGCAGTGCGGCCGTCGTGCCGGGCGGCGTCAATCCGACCAACGCCAACATCTTCTCGACCAACCCGTTCAACCTCGATCCGTACGATTATTACAACAACCCGAATTCGGTGGGGTACATCCCGTCGAGCAACGGCCTTGCCTATCGCGGCCAGCTGATCGGCCGTCCGGGGGTGGACGTGCTCGACGCCAACGTCACCAACGGCCTCGCGGACTATCTCAAGCTGCGTAACGTCGACATGCGCTCGGCGGTCGATTACTCAGAATACACCACCAAATTCTGGCAGGGCACGTTCCGCCTCGATCACGAATTCACCGACAATTTCAAAATGGCTGCAATCTATGGCCGGTCGAAATCGACCAATGCCTCGACCGGGTTGCTGGTCGAATTCAATCGGATGGATTCGCCGCAGACCTTCACTTTCGACGATCGCGCCGGCGGCAACATGCCGGTGATGGACTTCGGCTTCGACGTCGCCGATCCCGCCAATTGGCAGACGGTGAAGGGCTTCTCGGCGATCCGCCACTATCAGCGCTACGTCAAGAACACCTATGAATCGATCCGCGCCGATTTCGACTGGCGGGTCAACGACCAGTTCAACGTCGGCTTCGGCGGGACGCTGCGCCGCTTCGGCTTCTTCACGTCGCAGGGCGAACGCAACACCGACACGCTCAACCCGACCCTGCTCGAAGCCGGTTCGACCACCGCGGAGAACAGCAAGGTCGTGCCTTTCGGCCAGGGCCTGCAAACCCCCGCCGGCACGGTGACGAGCTTCCTCGTCCCCGACCTCGCCAAATTCAACGACCTGCTCGGTTTCCAGTGCGACTGCATCAACAAATACGGCGACTGGCGCCTGACCACCAAGCGCAACGGCGGCTCGGCCACCTTCGGCGTCGATGAATACGACAAGGGCCTGTATCTGCAGTTCGACTTCAATACCGAAGTCTTCGGCCGGTCGCTGCGAGGTAATGCAGGCACCCGCGTCGCCTTCACCAGCGTGACGTCAAACGGCACGTCACAGGCGGGGCGTCCGATCATCGGAACCAACGACTATACCGACTGGCTGCCGTCGTTGAATCTTAATTACGAAATCGTGCCCGACCTGATCCTGCGTTTCGGTGCATCGAAGGTAATGGCGCGCCCATTGCTCGGCAATCTGTCGCCGACGATCACCTCGATTTCGATCCCGAACAACGGCGACAACCAAGGTGCCTCGTTCACCATCGGTAATCCGAAGCTCGCGCCGTTCCGGTCGAGCAACCTCGATCTTAGCGCCGAATGGTATTTCACTCGCAGCAGCCTGATCTCGGTCGCGGCGTTCCAGAAGGACATCTCGAACTTCCCGCAGACGGTGTTGTTCGCCGCGCCGCTGTCGCAATTCGTCGACGATGCAACGCGGGCGGCGATCCGCGCGCAATATACCAACGTCAACCAGCTGGCGTATCTGGATGCCAACTTTCCATTCGTCGCGCGCCAGTATCGCGATGCGCCGGGTGGTTACATCAAGGGCATCGAATTCAACTTTCAGCAGAATTTGACGTTCCTGCCGTGGGCGTTCCGCAACCTCGGCGTGCTGTTCAATTATACGCACATCAAGTCGGAACTGAACTACATACTTGATCCAGGTGCGGTCAGCGCGGCGGGCGTGCAAACCCGGCCGCAGGTGCTGGGGCAGGGGCCGTTCCTCGGGGTGTCGCCGGATGCTATCAATGCGACCTTATTTTACGAGACGAAGGTGTTTCGTGCTCGCGTGTCGGTGGCGCAGCGTGCGGGGTACAGCACGACGTATCCGCTGGCGGCGGGATCGTGCAGCCCGGGGCTGACTACTGTCGGCGGTGGCGTCGTCAACGGCGTGGTCACCGAGACCGTCGGCTGCGACAGCCCGCTGATCAACGACTTCGGCTTCAGCCGTTCGACCACCAACGTCGATGCGTCGATCAACATCAACCTGATGAAGGGCCTGTCGATCTCCGCCGAAGGGCTCAACCTAACCAACCAGACCAGCAACCGCTTCGCCTATGACGGGCAGGAGGCCGTGTCCCAATACGGCAGCTCCGGTCGCGTCTATCGCGTCGGTGCGCGGTTCAGCTTCTGA